In Halovivax gelatinilyticus, the following are encoded in one genomic region:
- a CDS encoding pyridoxal phosphate-dependent aminotransferase — translation MEYETPLFFHVMAYAAEADRDVVDMVSGNPDWEPPEALRQGLREYADFDADRFQYPPSEGIRELRAEIAARRGVDVERVVVTNGAGEANYLAMARALERDAGSEVILTDPVYSYYPGKATMLGGTPRYVSAGTDGQLDPADVRALASDETAAIVVNTPNNPTGAVYPESTVRELVAIAEAHDAILVADEVYDHYDLSGTFSSALSVDSDHRIVTNAFSKSLAITGFRVGYGIFPPHLVEDAKSRHMLVNVAGSRPAQYAVLCALRETEPSYYEANRELLRERVDSFTDALDRAGAAYTRPDGAFYVLARFDGYPGTLENVERLIDEAGVAGMPGAAFGETCEPWLRFALVTPRAEEAADRLAAYFA, via the coding sequence ATGGAGTACGAGACGCCGCTTTTCTTTCACGTGATGGCCTACGCGGCCGAGGCCGATCGGGACGTCGTCGACATGGTGAGCGGCAACCCGGACTGGGAGCCGCCCGAAGCGCTCCGCCAGGGACTCAGGGAGTACGCCGATTTCGACGCGGATCGATTCCAGTACCCGCCGAGCGAGGGGATCCGCGAGCTTCGCGCCGAGATAGCGGCCCGTCGGGGCGTCGACGTCGAGCGGGTCGTCGTGACCAACGGGGCGGGCGAAGCGAACTACCTCGCGATGGCCAGGGCGTTAGAACGCGACGCGGGCTCCGAGGTGATCCTGACCGATCCGGTCTACTCGTACTATCCGGGAAAGGCGACGATGCTCGGCGGAACGCCGCGGTACGTTTCGGCCGGCACTGACGGTCAGCTAGACCCGGCGGACGTGCGAGCACTCGCGAGCGACGAGACCGCGGCGATCGTCGTCAACACGCCGAACAATCCGACGGGGGCCGTCTATCCCGAGTCGACGGTGCGCGAACTCGTCGCGATCGCCGAAGCCCACGATGCGATCCTCGTCGCCGACGAGGTCTACGATCACTACGATCTTTCGGGGACGTTTTCGAGCGCCCTCTCGGTCGACTCCGACCACCGAATCGTCACAAACGCGTTCTCGAAGTCGCTCGCGATCACCGGCTTTCGCGTGGGATACGGGATCTTCCCGCCCCACCTCGTCGAGGACGCCAAGAGCCGCCACATGCTCGTCAACGTCGCCGGGAGCCGCCCGGCACAGTACGCCGTGTTGTGCGCGTTACGAGAGACCGAACCGTCCTACTACGAGGCCAATCGCGAGTTGCTTCGCGAGCGCGTCGACTCGTTCACCGACGCGCTCGATCGGGCCGGCGCGGCCTATACCCGCCCCGACGGGGCGTTCTACGTCCTCGCTCGGTTCGACGGCTACCCGGGAACGCTCGAGAACGTCGAGCGGTTGATCGACGAGGCGGGCGTCGCGGGGATGCCGGGCGCCGCGTTCGGCGAGACGTGCGAACCCTGGCTCCGATTCGCGCTCGTCACGCCGCGAGCCGAGGAGGCGGCCGATCGCCTGGCCGCGTACTTCGCGTAG
- a CDS encoding nuclear transport factor 2 family protein, which translates to MTAADTIDDVDPIDRLRTYYDRVDDGDVDGLLSLFAEDVRYDRPGREPIEGIDALRRFYERDRPLDDGTHDVHHVVVDGPFAAVRGEFTGRLDGKPVSFGFADHHEFDDDGLIATRYTYTDRDAV; encoded by the coding sequence ATGACCGCCGCCGACACGATCGACGACGTCGATCCGATCGACCGACTCCGCACCTACTACGACCGAGTCGACGACGGAGACGTAGACGGCCTGCTCTCGCTGTTCGCCGAGGACGTCCGTTACGACCGTCCGGGCCGAGAACCGATCGAGGGAATCGATGCACTCCGGCGGTTCTACGAGCGGGATCGGCCGCTCGACGACGGTACTCACGACGTTCACCACGTCGTCGTCGACGGACCGTTCGCCGCCGTTCGCGGCGAGTTCACCGGACGACTCGACGGGAAACCGGTTTCGTTCGGCTTCGCCGACCACCACGAGTTCGACGACGATGGACTGATCGCGACTCGATACACCTACACGGACCGCGACGCCGTCTGA
- a CDS encoding CinA family protein has translation MNDDIDRDLPMRVADALREANETLAVAESCTGGLLGAALTSIPGASDFFEAGLTTYAYGAKRRHLGVTREALDQHGAVSEPVARQMARGVRDVCDVTWGLSITGVAGPTGGTEDKPVGTVYIGIAYAGPWGSESSFAEVRRHAFDGDRAAVRAATVERALETIVEAAERTDR, from the coding sequence ATGAACGACGACATCGATCGCGACCTTCCGATGCGGGTCGCCGACGCCCTCCGCGAGGCGAACGAGACGCTGGCGGTCGCCGAGTCGTGTACCGGCGGACTGCTCGGCGCCGCGCTGACGTCAATCCCCGGCGCGAGCGACTTCTTCGAGGCGGGACTGACGACCTACGCCTACGGGGCGAAGCGTCGCCACCTCGGCGTCACGCGCGAGGCGCTCGACCAACACGGCGCCGTCTCCGAGCCGGTCGCGAGACAGATGGCCCGCGGCGTCCGCGACGTCTGCGACGTCACCTGGGGACTCTCGATCACCGGCGTCGCCGGTCCGACCGGCGGCACCGAGGACAAACCCGTCGGAACTGTCTACATCGGTATCGCCTACGCCGGCCCGTGGGGGAGCGAATCATCGTTCGCGGAGGTGAGACGACACGCCTTCGACGGCGACCGAGCCGCCGTCCGCGCGGCGACGGTCGAGCGGGCGCTCGAAACGATCGTCGAGGCGGCTGAACGGACCGACCGGTAA
- a CDS encoding metal-dependent hydrolase translates to MNKRDHVMNAVLLGVGLGALIEPSGGEETARAILTIGVPVLLGALVPDIDTVMGRHRKTLHNLPVLVGFLAFPYAFGNLAYVWIGVLTHYVLDVAGNTRGIALFYPLLGREYGLPVGVPANSRSADIVTLVITAVQLAVAAVAIYGIDEGWIEAARPVLGI, encoded by the coding sequence ATGAACAAACGAGACCACGTCATGAACGCCGTCCTCCTGGGCGTGGGACTCGGCGCGCTGATCGAACCGAGCGGGGGCGAGGAGACCGCGCGGGCGATTCTCACCATCGGCGTCCCCGTCCTGCTCGGCGCGCTCGTCCCCGACATCGACACCGTGATGGGGCGCCACCGAAAGACCCTCCACAACCTCCCGGTCCTCGTCGGCTTTCTCGCCTTCCCCTACGCGTTCGGTAACCTGGCGTACGTCTGGATCGGCGTGTTGACTCACTACGTTCTGGACGTCGCGGGTAACACGCGCGGCATCGCGCTCTTTTACCCACTACTCGGCCGCGAGTACGGCCTCCCCGTCGGCGTGCCGGCCAACAGCCGATCCGCGGACATCGTCACGCTCGTGATCACCGCCGTCCAGCTCGCGGTCGCCGCGGTCGCCATCTACGGCATCGACGAAGGCTGGATCGAGGCGGCACGGCCGGTGCTCGGGATCTAA
- a CDS encoding DUF7139 domain-containing protein, with the protein MTSLSEVYERKEREVTSPERLYAGTALVLSSAVLGIVAVLVVTTDLFSFVASDVYAARKIAGILGGLAVPAVLVGVFTVLPAGRRAQAAAAISASICLLGVALFSYAYPHHWDGHGQDLTFFVSVVYLVGLFSAVWCLFTVVVNFKMRNDPGGALEMNVTRRGETKIVEVERDRGMGGVGLMGATPDGDVETQTNRPDESPSSRVSDAASSVASAARDVATGPSSGLGGGPRPTSDGGTDAREISSPMDSPRDRTTPAEPADQYCGNCHHFEYQRGSSGMVPYCRYDGERMDDMDPCEAWEANR; encoded by the coding sequence ATGACGAGCCTCTCGGAGGTATACGAACGAAAGGAACGGGAGGTGACGAGCCCCGAGCGGCTCTACGCCGGAACGGCGCTGGTCCTCTCTAGCGCGGTGCTCGGAATCGTTGCGGTTCTCGTCGTCACGACGGACCTCTTCTCGTTCGTCGCGAGCGACGTCTACGCCGCGCGCAAGATCGCTGGTATTCTCGGCGGACTCGCCGTCCCAGCCGTTCTCGTCGGCGTGTTTACGGTGCTGCCAGCCGGACGACGGGCGCAAGCGGCGGCCGCGATCAGTGCGAGCATCTGTCTGCTCGGGGTCGCGCTCTTCTCGTACGCCTACCCGCACCACTGGGACGGCCACGGCCAGGACCTGACGTTCTTCGTCTCGGTCGTTTACCTCGTCGGCCTCTTCAGCGCCGTCTGGTGTCTCTTCACCGTCGTCGTTAACTTCAAAATGCGAAACGACCCCGGCGGCGCCCTGGAGATGAACGTCACCAGACGCGGCGAGACGAAAATCGTCGAGGTCGAACGCGACCGCGGGATGGGCGGCGTCGGACTGATGGGCGCCACACCGGACGGCGACGTCGAGACGCAGACGAATCGGCCGGACGAGTCGCCCTCCTCGCGCGTCTCGGACGCCGCATCGTCGGTCGCTTCGGCCGCTCGAGACGTCGCGACCGGCCCGTCCAGCGGCCTCGGCGGCGGTCCGCGGCCGACGAGCGACGGCGGAACGGACGCCCGGGAGATCAGCTCACCGATGGATTCACCGCGCGACCGCACGACGCCCGCCGAACCCGCCGATCAGTACTGTGGAAACTGTCACCACTTCGAGTACCAGCGCGGCTCGTCCGGAATGGTCCCGTACTGTCGATACGACGGCGAGCGAATGGACGACATGGACCCCTGTGAGGCGTGGGAAGCCAACCGGTGA
- a CDS encoding DUF5789 family protein — protein sequence MSDDEDSEHPIELGEHTPVEGAPLARVASRLHWPIQASEVDRLEGETVLRTPDGPVRLEDLLSEVDETYFATRREFTRHVRDVMGDGPVRTAE from the coding sequence ATGAGCGACGACGAGGATTCGGAACACCCGATCGAACTGGGCGAGCACACCCCCGTCGAAGGGGCTCCGCTGGCCCGGGTAGCGTCCCGGCTCCACTGGCCCATACAGGCGAGCGAGGTCGACCGCCTCGAGGGAGAGACCGTCCTCCGAACGCCCGACGGGCCGGTTAGGCTCGAAGACCTGCTCTCTGAAGTCGACGAGACCTACTTCGCAACGCGCCGGGAGTTTACGCGACACGTCCGCGACGTGATGGGAGACGGCCCCGTCCGGACCGCGGAGTAA
- a CDS encoding CPBP family glutamic-type intramembrane protease, whose amino-acid sequence MAADTKRSAFDVVGDRLPTLTWVQKSLLTGAVLTIAWMAYVPSDVERRVVFDSVVLIGGPLALGLTHGRRIGWRVNRLAVRNAVLLSLFVLPFYLIGSTLPTIREFYPIWRTGPAINEFLPHAVQLFVLALAAETYYRGLLCVGVKDIGFKAVFISPLLYMFHHWGKPPIEFLLSGPTDVLFGAVDYKSNSILPSVIAHGVGLVLLDWLVLHDPLFDPEPALDVLEWLPVAL is encoded by the coding sequence GTGGCAGCCGACACGAAACGCTCAGCGTTCGACGTCGTCGGCGATCGACTCCCGACGCTCACCTGGGTGCAAAAGTCGCTGCTAACGGGGGCGGTGTTGACGATCGCCTGGATGGCGTACGTACCATCTGACGTGGAGCGACGCGTCGTCTTCGATAGCGTCGTGCTGATCGGCGGGCCGCTGGCGCTCGGACTCACACACGGGAGACGGATCGGCTGGCGGGTAAATCGGCTGGCGGTCAGAAACGCGGTCTTGCTCTCGCTGTTCGTTCTCCCGTTTTACCTCATCGGGTCGACGCTGCCGACGATCCGGGAGTTCTACCCGATCTGGCGAACCGGCCCGGCGATAAACGAATTTCTCCCCCACGCCGTCCAGCTGTTCGTACTCGCGCTCGCCGCGGAGACGTACTACCGCGGATTGCTCTGCGTCGGCGTCAAAGACATCGGCTTCAAAGCCGTCTTCATCAGCCCGCTTTTGTACATGTTCCACCACTGGGGGAAACCGCCGATCGAATTCTTGCTCTCCGGTCCGACGGACGTCCTCTTCGGAGCGGTCGACTACAAGTCGAACTCCATCCTCCCGTCGGTGATCGCCCACGGCGTGGGGCTAGTGCTGCTGGACTGGCTCGTCCTCCACGACCCGCTGTTCGATCCCGAACCGGCGCTCGACGTACTCGAGTGGCTCCCCGTCGCGCTGTGA
- a CDS encoding DUF302 domain-containing protein — protein sequence MALPFDPADLDPADYGEKQAIMEMDHEEAIEHVRTVCTDCGFGIPVEFSPSELLNEKVDADRDPYYVLGACNPAIANEALDETMRIGGLFPCNVIVWEEAPGRQRVYHVSIMKIARLLGMTPDSDAWDDIVDRTGELVEEVFDRLDTVDESGTVA from the coding sequence ATGGCCCTGCCATTCGATCCGGCCGACCTCGATCCGGCCGACTACGGCGAGAAACAGGCGATCATGGAGATGGATCACGAGGAGGCGATCGAACACGTCCGCACGGTGTGTACCGACTGCGGGTTCGGGATCCCCGTCGAGTTCTCCCCCTCGGAACTGCTAAACGAGAAGGTGGATGCCGACCGGGATCCCTACTACGTCCTCGGAGCGTGTAACCCCGCGATCGCGAACGAGGCGTTAGACGAGACGATGCGCATCGGCGGGCTCTTTCCGTGCAACGTGATCGTCTGGGAGGAAGCCCCGGGCCGCCAGCGCGTCTACCACGTGTCGATCATGAAAATCGCCCGCCTCCTCGGGATGACACCGGATTCCGACGCCTGGGACGACATCGTCGACCGGACGGGCGAACTCGTCGAGGAAGTGTTCGACCGGCTCGATACGGTCGACGAGTCCGGGACGGTTGCGTAA
- a CDS encoding AI-2E family transporter, whose translation MDVRTGFFAVLVVGLGVVGYLMVAPFLQYVLGAALLAFVLYPVHRRLAPRVGPRVSAITLTAAAFVVAIVPMIVFSLIILSTALEYVDRIEEGDIEAIHESARTVMIEQLGLSPHDVAEIESTIQGAIEDVGYTASEFVLSELVGVINTTIHTSFGLMILAFLLYYFLVDGREFVGWIRQVTPLRKPVQKELEGEISNVTWAVIHSHLLVAIVEGVLGGIGLYLVGVSNVAFWTVVMIVVSIMPVIGVWLVWAPAVGYLLLTGDVVGGLLLLAYGVAVLSVVDNYLRAIFVDRGSGLHPAVVLVGVIGGIYLLGILGLFLGPVLLAVFKASLTVFSENWTELASPESEPTPTPQRAE comes from the coding sequence ATGGACGTTCGGACCGGATTCTTCGCCGTGCTCGTGGTCGGTCTCGGCGTCGTCGGCTATCTGATGGTCGCGCCGTTTCTCCAGTACGTGCTCGGGGCCGCGCTGCTCGCGTTCGTCCTCTACCCGGTCCACAGACGGCTCGCCCCGCGCGTCGGCCCGCGCGTCTCCGCGATCACGCTGACCGCCGCGGCGTTCGTGGTCGCGATCGTGCCGATGATCGTCTTCTCGCTCATCATCCTCTCGACGGCGCTCGAGTACGTAGACCGCATCGAAGAGGGCGATATCGAGGCGATTCACGAGTCCGCGCGCACCGTCATGATCGAACAGCTCGGACTGTCACCCCACGACGTCGCGGAGATCGAATCGACGATTCAGGGCGCCATCGAGGACGTCGGCTACACCGCCTCGGAGTTCGTCCTCTCGGAGCTCGTCGGCGTGATCAACACGACCATCCACACCAGCTTCGGGTTGATGATCCTCGCGTTCTTGCTCTATTACTTCCTCGTCGACGGTCGCGAGTTCGTCGGCTGGATCCGGCAGGTGACGCCGCTTCGAAAACCGGTACAGAAGGAACTCGAAGGCGAAATCTCGAACGTCACCTGGGCGGTGATCCACAGCCACCTGCTCGTCGCGATCGTCGAAGGGGTCCTCGGCGGAATCGGCCTCTACCTCGTCGGCGTCTCGAACGTCGCGTTCTGGACGGTCGTGATGATCGTCGTCTCGATCATGCCCGTCATCGGCGTCTGGCTCGTCTGGGCGCCGGCGGTCGGCTACCTCCTGCTCACCGGCGACGTCGTCGGCGGCCTGCTGTTGCTCGCCTACGGGGTGGCCGTCCTTTCCGTCGTCGACAACTACCTCCGGGCCATCTTCGTCGATAGAGGCTCCGGCCTCCATCCCGCCGTCGTCCTGGTCGGCGTCATCGGCGGAATCTACCTCCTCGGCATCCTCGGGCTCTTTCTCGGCCCGGTCCTGCTCGCCGTCTTCAAGGCGAGTCTCACCGTCTTCAGCGAGAACTGGACCGAGCTAGCGAGTCCGGAATCGGAGCCGACACCGACGCCCCAGCGGGCCGAGTAG
- the nreA gene encoding DNA repair protein NreA, which translates to MRLDEYIEDLEPDEEARRRQLAKEKSYAITDYVSDVERRFDDAISGDAIVGSTAPSIFVGRSTYPDVPVGLLSPVGDETRATEYVTSGEWYREGYGIDDVLQRRTGLLNSSKRANVDAPSVASRLAPSVHDVWDGFVGVQREVAIADRPVDIEIGLDGKPDLGLDVGTDVATPRGPRATARDAELRENPHVPRQVEKTLEDDDWQAQGAMAYLYRRGFDVYEINSILSAGALGKAENRRLVPTRWSITAVDDAVGEFLRGRIKNNPSVDEVEVWMNEYVGNRYWVILAPGTWEFELVEMKAPGSVWNPESGGNIWMGAASEGYAGRSGYVEETAGAYYASRLGVLEHLQSIGRQAKCLVLREVSDEYWAPVGVWQVRESVRNAFDGECGTAQTFHEAVSTVATQLPVSLARLRRKSELAAGLQSNLSAFAARDD; encoded by the coding sequence ATGCGCCTCGACGAGTACATCGAGGACCTAGAACCCGACGAGGAGGCGAGACGTCGCCAGCTCGCAAAGGAGAAGTCCTACGCGATCACCGACTACGTGAGCGACGTCGAGCGCCGCTTCGACGACGCGATCAGCGGCGACGCCATCGTCGGCTCGACCGCCCCCTCGATCTTCGTCGGACGATCGACGTACCCCGACGTCCCCGTCGGCCTGCTCTCGCCGGTCGGCGACGAGACCCGCGCGACCGAGTACGTCACCAGCGGCGAGTGGTACCGCGAGGGCTACGGCATCGACGACGTGCTTCAACGGCGCACGGGGCTGTTGAACTCCAGCAAGCGGGCGAACGTCGACGCCCCGAGCGTGGCGTCGCGTCTGGCCCCGTCGGTACACGACGTCTGGGACGGGTTCGTCGGCGTCCAGCGCGAAGTGGCGATCGCCGACCGACCGGTCGACATCGAGATCGGTCTCGACGGCAAACCGGACCTCGGCCTGGACGTGGGGACCGACGTCGCGACGCCCCGGGGCCCGCGCGCGACGGCCCGCGACGCGGAACTGCGGGAGAATCCGCACGTCCCCCGGCAGGTCGAAAAGACCTTAGAGGACGACGACTGGCAGGCCCAGGGAGCGATGGCCTACCTCTACCGACGAGGGTTCGACGTCTACGAGATCAACTCGATCCTCTCGGCTGGGGCACTCGGTAAGGCGGAAAATCGTCGCCTCGTCCCGACCCGCTGGTCGATCACGGCCGTCGACGACGCCGTCGGCGAGTTCCTCCGCGGGCGGATCAAGAACAACCCGAGCGTCGACGAGGTCGAAGTCTGGATGAACGAGTACGTCGGCAACCGCTACTGGGTGATCCTCGCGCCGGGAACCTGGGAGTTCGAACTCGTCGAGATGAAAGCCCCCGGCAGCGTCTGGAACCCGGAATCCGGCGGGAATATCTGGATGGGCGCCGCGAGCGAGGGGTACGCGGGCCGGTCCGGCTACGTCGAGGAGACCGCCGGCGCCTACTACGCCTCACGGCTCGGCGTGCTCGAACACCTCCAGTCGATCGGTCGACAGGCGAAGTGTCTGGTCCTTCGAGAGGTTTCAGACGAGTACTGGGCGCCGGTCGGCGTCTGGCAGGTCAGAGAGAGCGTCCGAAACGCGTTCGACGGCGAGTGCGGGACCGCCCAGACGTTCCACGAGGCCGTCTCGACCGTCGCCACGCAGTTGCCGGTCTCGCTCGCGCGATTGCGGCGCAAATCGGAACTGGCCGCCGGTCTCCAGTCGAACCTCTCCGCGTTCGCCGCACGAGACGACTGA
- a CDS encoding DUF4399 domain-containing protein produces the protein MNDVTRRRLLAAGALGSVGVAAGCLDGAGPAADDETEPDDAGDDTDPSDDETADPVTDEIDHEDPTGSVAFVEPEDGDTVESPFTVELEVTDFDLVATGDNGELADDTGHHHILIDREPVDPGEPITDGPGYLHLDGGEEEMELDLSEGEYTLIAQPGDSAHVAFDMTDEIAISVENGNGEHDPDDEGAFPVDDADDAADDGDDDTDDE, from the coding sequence ATGAACGACGTGACACGTCGAAGACTGCTCGCAGCAGGCGCATTGGGAAGCGTCGGCGTCGCGGCCGGGTGTCTGGACGGGGCCGGCCCAGCGGCCGACGATGAGACGGAACCTGACGACGCCGGCGACGATACAGACCCGTCCGACGACGAGACGGCCGATCCGGTCACAGACGAGATCGATCACGAAGACCCGACCGGCAGCGTCGCGTTCGTCGAACCGGAAGACGGCGACACCGTCGAGAGTCCGTTTACGGTCGAACTCGAAGTCACCGATTTCGACCTCGTCGCGACGGGAGACAACGGCGAACTGGCGGACGACACGGGCCATCACCACATCCTGATCGATCGCGAGCCAGTTGACCCGGGTGAACCCATCACGGATGGTCCCGGCTACCTGCACCTAGATGGCGGCGAAGAAGAGATGGAACTCGACCTCTCCGAAGGCGAGTACACCCTCATCGCCCAACCCGGAGACAGCGCCCACGTCGCGTTCGACATGACCGACGAGATCGCTATCAGCGTCGAGAACGGAAACGGTGAACACGACCCCGACGACGAGGGTGCGTTCCCCGTCGACGATGCTGATGACGCTGCCGACGATGGAGACGACGACACCGATGACGAATAG
- a CDS encoding transcription initiation factor IIB, with protein sequence MTRSTRQRERTRETVEVEDDEQEGVRACPECESDNLVKDSDRGELICEDCGLVVEEEKIDPGPEWRAFNHQERQEKSRVGAPTTQTMHDKGLTTTIDWKDKDAYGRSISSKKRSQMHRLRKWQERIRTKDAGERNLQFALSEIDRMASALGVPRSVREVASVIYRRALKEDLIRGRSIEGVSTSALYAACRKEGIPRSLEEISEVSRVERKEIGRTYRYISQELGLEMKPVDPKKYVPRFCSELELSEEVQTKANEIIEKTAEEGLLSGKSPTGYAAAAIYAASLLCNEKKTQREVADVAQVTEVTIRNRYQEQIEAMGIHG encoded by the coding sequence ATGACACGGTCCACCCGCCAGCGGGAGCGCACGCGCGAGACGGTCGAGGTCGAGGACGATGAACAAGAGGGGGTACGAGCCTGTCCGGAGTGTGAATCCGATAACCTGGTAAAAGATTCCGACCGAGGAGAACTAATCTGTGAGGACTGCGGACTCGTTGTGGAGGAAGAAAAGATCGATCCGGGCCCCGAGTGGCGAGCGTTCAACCACCAGGAGCGCCAGGAGAAATCCCGCGTGGGTGCGCCGACCACCCAGACGATGCACGATAAGGGGCTGACGACGACGATCGACTGGAAGGACAAAGACGCCTACGGTCGCTCTATCTCGTCGAAAAAGCGCAGCCAGATGCACCGACTGCGCAAGTGGCAAGAGCGCATTCGAACGAAAGACGCCGGCGAGCGAAACCTTCAGTTCGCGCTATCGGAAATCGACCGAATGGCCTCTGCGCTGGGTGTTCCCCGCTCGGTTCGCGAGGTCGCGTCGGTCATCTATCGTCGCGCGCTCAAAGAGGATCTCATCCGTGGGCGGTCGATCGAGGGCGTTTCGACCTCCGCACTCTACGCCGCCTGCCGGAAGGAGGGCATTCCGCGCAGCTTAGAAGAGATCTCCGAGGTCTCGCGGGTCGAGCGAAAGGAGATCGGCAGAACGTATCGCTACATCTCCCAGGAACTCGGCCTCGAGATGAAACCCGTCGACCCGAAGAAGTACGTCCCCCGCTTTTGCTCCGAACTCGAACTCTCCGAAGAGGTCCAGACCAAGGCTAACGAAATCATCGAAAAGACCGCCGAAGAGGGCCTGCTCTCGGGTAAATCCCCCACCGGCTACGCCGCCGCGGCCATCTACGCCGCGTCGCTGCTCTGTAACGAAAAGAAGACCCAGCGGGAAGTCGCCGACGTCGCGCAGGTCACCGAAGTGACCATTCGGAACCGCTACCAAGAACAGATCGAAGCGATGGGAATCCACGGCTAA
- the rnhA gene encoding ribonuclease HI — translation MPVIECDVDDARERLESAGVTIEDGNTSHERWRASRGDATAVAYDEKVVIQGGRPTDLAALLRDGGGRAHLYWDGAARGNPGPAAVGWVLVTSDGIVAEGGERIGRATNNQAEYEALIAALEAARAYEFDELHCRGDAELIVKQVRGEYDTNDPELREKRVTVCEHLSSFDEWTIEHVPRAVNERADELANEALDGS, via the coding sequence ATGCCGGTCATCGAGTGTGACGTCGACGACGCGCGCGAGCGCCTTGAATCCGCTGGTGTGACCATCGAAGACGGCAACACCTCCCACGAACGCTGGCGAGCCTCGCGCGGCGACGCGACGGCCGTCGCCTACGACGAGAAAGTAGTCATCCAGGGCGGGCGACCCACTGACCTAGCGGCGCTGCTCAGAGACGGCGGCGGCAGAGCACACCTCTACTGGGACGGCGCCGCCCGCGGCAACCCGGGCCCCGCGGCCGTCGGCTGGGTGCTCGTCACGAGCGACGGGATCGTCGCCGAGGGTGGAGAACGGATCGGCCGAGCCACCAACAACCAGGCGGAGTACGAGGCGCTGATCGCCGCACTCGAGGCCGCGAGGGCGTACGAATTCGACGAACTCCACTGTCGCGGCGACGCCGAGTTGATCGTCAAACAGGTTCGGGGCGAGTACGACACGAACGATCCCGAGCTGCGCGAGAAACGCGTCACGGTCTGTGAACACCTCTCATCGTTCGACGAGTGGACGATCGAACACGTCCCGCGCGCGGTCAACGAGCGCGCGGACGAACTCGCCAACGAGGCCCTGGACGGTTCGTAG
- a CDS encoding DUF7108 family protein gives MTAPGANERPNADGKDTDERVDALLDDAIESPSEGSDDESTPDRFADEALPAALLRDVCRLTRLARRAVDENERTAYTDRRDELLAERGYTARLRETDETLVCHPASWLDDGVVRTDRIDDLSEAVELRLAGPGDPDDWDALDAANRDLVETVRTRHGDVHAANADTFADFMGNHCAKPIPSATATEIETFLAEYYPRNAWPSRAQRAVVTRSIEHVFDACGEPMPTISIPESLRTGGTEPDSFER, from the coding sequence ATGACCGCCCCAGGAGCGAACGAACGCCCGAACGCGGACGGAAAAGACACAGACGAACGAGTAGACGCGCTGCTCGACGACGCGATCGAATCGCCGTCCGAGGGGAGCGACGACGAATCAACCCCGGACCGATTCGCCGACGAAGCCCTCCCCGCAGCGCTCCTTCGCGACGTCTGCCGACTGACCCGACTCGCGAGGCGAGCCGTCGACGAGAACGAACGAACGGCCTACACCGACCGACGCGACGAGTTGCTGGCCGAACGCGGCTACACCGCGCGCCTCCGGGAGACGGACGAGACGTTGGTCTGTCACCCCGCGTCGTGGCTCGACGACGGCGTCGTTCGGACCGACCGGATCGACGACCTCTCGGAGGCGGTCGAACTTCGCCTCGCCGGCCCGGGCGACCCGGACGACTGGGACGCCCTCGACGCGGCGAATCGCGACCTCGTCGAGACCGTTCGGACCCGTCACGGCGACGTTCACGCCGCGAACGCCGACACGTTCGCAGACTTCATGGGAAACCACTGCGCGAAACCGATCCCGTCCGCCACCGCCACCGAGATCGAGACATTCCTCGCCGAGTACTACCCGCGGAACGCCTGGCCATCGCGCGCACAGCGGGCGGTCGTCACCCGGTCGATCGAGCACGTATTCGACGCCTGCGGCGAGCCGATGCCGACGATTTCGATCCCGGAATCACTGCGGACAGGCGGGACGGAACCCGATTCGTTCGAACGGTGA